The Macaca thibetana thibetana isolate TM-01 chromosome 11, ASM2454274v1, whole genome shotgun sequence genome window below encodes:
- the COPS7A gene encoding COP9 signalosome complex subunit 7a produces the protein MSAEVKVTGQNQEQFLLLAKSAKGAALATLIHQVLEAPGVYVFGELLDMPNVRELAESDFASTFRLLTVFAYGTYADYLAEARNLPPLTEAQKNKLRHLSVVTLAAKVKCIPYAVLLESLALRNVRQLEDLVIEAVYADVLRGSLDQRNQRLEVDYSIGRDIQRQDLNAIARTLQEWCVGCEVVLSGIEEQVSRANQHKEQQLGLKQQIESEVANLKKTIKVTTAAAAAATSQDPEQHLTELREPAPGTNQRQPSKKASKGKGLRGSAKIWSKSN, from the exons ATGAGTGCGGAAGTGAAGGTGACAGGGCAGAACCAGGAGCAATTTCTGCTCCTAGCCAAGTCGGCCAAGGGGGCAGCGCTGGCCACACTCATCCATCAGGTGCTGGAGGCCCCTGGTGTCTACGTGTTTGGAGAACTGCTGGACATGCCCAATGTTAGAGAG CTGGCTGAGAGTGACTTTGCCTCCACCTTCCGGCTGCTCACAGTGTTTGCTTATGGGACATACGCTGACTACTTAG CTGAAGCCCGGAATCTTCCTCCACTAACAGAGGCTCAGAAGAATAAGCTTCGACACCTCTCAGTTGTCACCCTGGCTGCTAAAGTAAAG TGTATCCCATATGCAGTGTTGCTGGAGTCTCTTGCCCTGCGTAATGTGCGGCAGCTGGAAGACCTTGTGATTGAGGCTGTGTATGCTGACGTGCTTCGTGGCTCCCTGGACCAGCGCAACCAGCGGCTCGAGGTTGACTACAGCATCGGGCGGGACATCCAGCGCCAGGACCTCAATGCCATTGCCCGAACCCTGCAGGAATG GTGTGTGGGCTGTGAGGTTGTGCTGTCAGGCATTGAGGAGCAGGTGAGCCGTGCCAACCAGCACAAGGAGCAGCAACTGGGCCTAAAGCAGCAGATTGAGAGTGAG GTTGCCAACCTTAAAAAAACCATTAAAGTTACAACGGCAGCAGCAGCCGCGGCCACATCTCAGGACCCTGAGCAACACCTGACTGAGCTGAGGGAACCAGCTCCTGGCACCAACCAGCGTCAGCCCAGCAAGAAAGCCTCAAAGGGCAAGGG GCTCCGAGGGAGTGCCAAGATTTGGTCCAAGTCGAATTGA